In one window of Coralliovum pocilloporae DNA:
- a CDS encoding SDR family NAD(P)-dependent oxidoreductase, translated as MTTHIEICGWACRAPGADNKSEFWDLLNSGRCAITEIPRDRWDARVFYHPRTQETGKSYTFRAGVMRDIWGFDPGVLGLSPREAEQMDPQQRIALQVIWTALEDAGVKPSALAGDDIGVYVGASGLDYANQAFLDQSVVGAHFMTGNTLSILSNRLSYIFDFRGPSFTVDTACSSSLVALNEAMQDLQSGRVETAVVAGVNLLVSPFPFVGFSQATMLSPEGLCRAFDAKGAGYVRAEGCFAFILRRPDAERWSGQKTDAVIVGSGVNSDGRTSGLSLPSAERQAALLQSVYADLGIEADDVAFVEAHGTGTRVGDPAEAGSIGAVLGKERSTPLPIGSVKTNIGHLEPASGLAGLAKAVLSLQHNKLPKSLHFEEPNPDIPFDELNLAVAAEAVELPRTGKRRFAGVNSFGFGGTNAHVVISDPLPIGNAEADSKSSGGEGGRGYLMLTAQSRNALEELASSVGQQFNDNPGISAQLLASAVEQRREHFSERLVVDCSAVDDIPAALDNIANAEGLGLWQGTGGNGAGKVAFVYSGNGSQWAGMGCDAYARNATFRRSFDALDALFSDLSGWSLREALQRDTLADDLFRTEIAQPLLFAVQVALTDALSEEGLKPDLVLGHSVGEVAAACISGALSREQACHVILQRSTSQELIAGTGTMAALMLSETAARKALEDAELSDLEVAAVNSAQSVTISGPRPSIEALVEVADGAGWICKALDLNYPFHSSLIDPAEQSFMDLVGQLDPSRTIVDMVSTVTGACVEGTELDGAYWWRNVRQPVAFLDAVSASLEKGCTSFVEIGPRPVLKSYVRDIAKSGGHPAVALHSLVKPRAGDLEFAGDPVRAIIADALIQDVSLDRAHVFGKAPDKPLPLPFYPWQTQAFRFKLTGEGSTGLFQGLKNPLLGWRLNVEALAWENHVDVLVLPLLSDHVIDDLTIFPGAGYVEMALAAGQEWLGTDDIELIDLDIIQPMILSEEHLLEVRTQISPETGTVEIMSRQRLSGDEYSLHAKGRLLEGRHRLAGGFDAGVDYSEEGTVSGDVLYDGAMAHGLQYGPCFRLVEQVSLSSGGQIQVRLKQPVPVADDQDFILHPAILDSSFHGLFALFGRDADLHDSDAYVPVRFDGIQVFRKDQAIVRCDISIRRKSNQSILADFRLFGADGDLVAEVAGARFKAAAFGRREKSDDLIYREISLRLRSPDQVHQSLFVERDAAALPVEEDEESESRLLVELAARCGARELLLPLVGDDGVVDLSRIPSTLRSYASSLLVHLEDGGFASVEDGVWLLPDTDDIPDFASLIATVLEDHPDEIASVTLLARAVERAHALFAGEHDDQAFSTALVDHFCQGSPDVKARIEHCRDLVRHYLQTPASGEPLRILDLGGAGVELAIALLDDLAIDNCQIVVAETDAQTASRLKGGLDPDLPIEIIDISGSTGILQSKGPFDLVCSVGGLYLHTLEQPDLRFLKPVLASGAPIVAVEPIIDCFHDLVFGMLDNWFSETSVAGYAIGALRSASEWRSVLEDAGATDVVSSETVVSGRKFSTLKGHFERTAADVVPLHSDHDQDGLAYLLVVDDSYGFDVAEALSEHWKSHGAAVTIVDGRDVDVLSRSGTWSDAFAVPDWAQADQRFLIGLNGAFASADDVVSSLARRGAFFSALCSAADGQDMRVIALAPSGLNQNLLENAAVLDPQQAAISGLMRVVQNEAPDLDLRCVDLAIGETAQATADRIISVLGELGSESELLVRSGELRVPRVVQGLPQQSGQTAEAVCLGFDRAGSLARLDWQPVERRTPAAGEVEIEILATGLNFRDVMWALGLLPDEALEDGFSGPTLGLECSGRVVSVSEGVSHLQEGDMVVAFASACFASHTIVPAYAAVSLPEGLDPVAAATIPVTFLTSYYALYHLGRLQEDEWLLIHGGAGGVGLAAIQLAQLKGARIIATAGSPEKRALLRTLGVEHVFDSRSLQFVDDILDLTGGEGVDLVLNSLAGDAMEHSIRLVKPFGRFLELGKRDYYGNTKIALRPFRRNVSYFGIDADQLLVYERALASRLFSEVLDLFAAGDLFPLPYRQFGGEAVIDAFRLMQQSGHIGKIVVTPPRREAWPGQAVREEFAISPDGSVLVVGGLGGFGLEICRWLVDNGAHHVVLTSRSGTISEDHQALIESCEARGVHVEAMACDAADRAALDSVLSDMRAKGPLTGIVHAAMVLDDALLTQLDESRFRAVLEPKVAGADNLDALTRDDALDFFILFSSATTLVGNPGQANYVAANSYLEGLVRKRRQAGLPGLAVGWGAIGDVGYLARNTDVGDILSQKLGEAAIGAREGLDILSSVLVRDGQTDGAGVYYIGRIDWSTAANELAVVKTPRFADFMDGLSLRGPDEGSLDLLELISGHSEADARLLVAELLAVELAQILRLPLEDINVQRPLSEFGMDSLMGLELRMGVQRKIGINLPIVSLSGGTTLNDLALQIVAKALGGAQNSDDDMDVLINQHLVDDVDKAALKTVVRDASGSVSGRA; from the coding sequence TTGACAACACATATTGAAATATGTGGCTGGGCTTGCCGGGCTCCAGGTGCAGATAATAAGTCTGAATTCTGGGACTTGCTGAACTCTGGTCGGTGCGCGATCACGGAAATCCCGAGAGATCGATGGGATGCGCGGGTCTTCTATCACCCCCGTACCCAGGAAACCGGCAAGAGTTATACGTTTCGTGCCGGTGTCATGCGGGATATCTGGGGTTTTGATCCTGGTGTCCTGGGACTGTCGCCTCGAGAAGCGGAGCAGATGGATCCGCAGCAGAGAATTGCTCTTCAGGTCATCTGGACTGCGCTTGAGGATGCCGGTGTCAAACCGTCTGCGCTCGCGGGTGATGATATCGGTGTTTATGTCGGGGCCTCAGGGTTGGATTATGCCAACCAGGCTTTTCTGGACCAGAGTGTTGTCGGTGCCCATTTCATGACGGGGAACACCCTGTCTATCCTGTCTAACCGCTTGTCTTATATTTTTGATTTTCGCGGTCCGAGTTTTACCGTTGATACGGCCTGTTCGTCTTCGCTTGTTGCCCTGAATGAGGCGATGCAGGATCTTCAATCCGGTCGTGTGGAGACTGCAGTTGTTGCTGGCGTGAACCTGCTCGTCAGCCCGTTTCCGTTTGTGGGCTTTTCCCAGGCAACGATGCTGTCGCCTGAAGGGTTGTGTCGTGCCTTTGATGCCAAGGGCGCAGGATATGTTCGCGCTGAAGGCTGTTTTGCTTTCATTCTGCGACGGCCCGATGCCGAGCGATGGTCTGGTCAGAAGACTGATGCCGTTATTGTCGGCTCAGGTGTGAACTCGGACGGTCGCACCAGTGGTTTGTCTTTGCCATCTGCAGAGCGTCAGGCTGCTCTTTTGCAGAGCGTTTATGCAGACCTTGGCATTGAAGCGGATGATGTGGCCTTTGTTGAGGCTCATGGTACCGGAACCCGTGTCGGGGATCCGGCTGAAGCCGGTTCCATTGGCGCTGTTCTTGGCAAAGAGCGTTCAACTCCGTTGCCGATAGGTTCGGTCAAAACCAATATCGGCCATCTTGAGCCGGCGTCCGGTCTGGCAGGACTTGCCAAGGCCGTTCTGTCCCTGCAGCACAACAAGCTGCCGAAATCACTCCATTTCGAAGAGCCAAATCCGGACATTCCTTTTGACGAACTGAATCTGGCTGTTGCAGCCGAGGCCGTTGAACTGCCGCGCACCGGCAAGCGTCGATTTGCCGGGGTGAATTCGTTTGGCTTTGGCGGGACAAATGCGCATGTGGTCATCTCGGATCCATTGCCCATCGGGAATGCTGAAGCTGACAGCAAGAGCTCTGGTGGTGAGGGTGGCCGGGGCTATCTGATGCTGACCGCACAGTCCCGCAACGCACTTGAAGAGCTGGCGTCATCAGTCGGTCAGCAGTTCAACGACAATCCGGGCATCTCTGCTCAACTCCTTGCGTCTGCCGTCGAGCAGCGGAGGGAGCACTTCTCCGAACGGCTGGTCGTGGATTGCTCAGCTGTTGATGATATCCCGGCGGCGCTGGATAACATTGCAAATGCCGAAGGCCTTGGCCTTTGGCAGGGAACAGGCGGTAACGGGGCGGGCAAAGTTGCTTTTGTCTATTCCGGCAATGGATCTCAATGGGCTGGCATGGGGTGTGACGCCTATGCGCGCAATGCAACGTTCCGGCGGTCTTTTGACGCCTTGGACGCACTGTTCTCGGATCTGAGTGGATGGTCCCTGCGCGAGGCACTGCAGCGCGACACACTTGCCGACGATCTGTTCCGAACCGAGATTGCACAGCCTTTGTTGTTTGCGGTTCAGGTCGCGTTGACGGATGCCCTGTCAGAAGAAGGCCTTAAACCTGATCTGGTGCTTGGGCACAGTGTTGGTGAAGTTGCTGCGGCCTGCATTTCCGGTGCTCTCTCCAGAGAGCAGGCCTGCCATGTGATCCTCCAGCGCAGCACATCTCAGGAGTTGATTGCTGGAACCGGGACCATGGCCGCTTTGATGCTGTCTGAGACGGCGGCCCGTAAAGCGCTGGAAGACGCGGAGCTTTCGGATCTCGAAGTGGCCGCGGTCAACTCTGCGCAGTCGGTTACCATCTCGGGCCCCCGGCCTTCGATTGAGGCGTTGGTCGAGGTTGCTGACGGGGCAGGCTGGATCTGCAAGGCGCTTGATCTGAACTATCCGTTCCACAGTTCTCTCATTGATCCTGCGGAACAGTCTTTTATGGATCTGGTTGGGCAGCTTGATCCATCCAGGACGATTGTTGACATGGTGTCGACGGTGACCGGCGCGTGCGTTGAAGGGACCGAACTGGATGGTGCCTACTGGTGGCGAAATGTTCGCCAACCGGTGGCATTCCTGGACGCTGTGTCCGCGAGCCTTGAAAAGGGCTGCACGTCTTTTGTCGAGATTGGCCCGCGCCCGGTTCTCAAATCCTATGTTCGGGATATCGCCAAGTCCGGTGGTCATCCGGCTGTTGCGTTACATAGTCTTGTAAAACCGCGTGCTGGTGACCTGGAATTTGCCGGAGATCCGGTCCGAGCGATTATCGCTGACGCCCTGATCCAGGATGTTTCTCTCGACCGGGCGCATGTTTTTGGTAAGGCCCCGGACAAGCCGTTGCCGCTGCCATTCTATCCATGGCAGACACAGGCATTCCGCTTCAAGCTGACAGGAGAGGGGTCAACAGGCCTCTTCCAGGGGTTGAAGAACCCGTTGCTTGGATGGCGCTTGAATGTTGAAGCGCTGGCGTGGGAAAATCATGTGGATGTTCTCGTCCTGCCGCTGCTTTCAGATCACGTGATCGATGATCTGACCATTTTCCCCGGTGCAGGTTATGTAGAAATGGCGCTGGCCGCGGGTCAGGAATGGCTTGGGACAGATGATATTGAGTTGATCGACCTTGATATCATTCAGCCGATGATTTTGAGTGAGGAGCATCTCCTCGAGGTCCGTACGCAGATTTCTCCAGAAACTGGCACTGTTGAAATAATGAGCCGTCAGCGTCTGTCAGGAGACGAGTATTCGCTGCATGCAAAAGGCCGTCTTCTCGAGGGACGGCACAGATTGGCAGGCGGCTTTGACGCAGGCGTTGATTACTCGGAAGAAGGAACTGTTTCCGGTGACGTTCTGTATGACGGAGCAATGGCGCATGGCCTTCAGTATGGCCCCTGTTTCCGCCTTGTAGAGCAGGTCTCTCTGTCTTCAGGGGGACAGATACAAGTCAGATTGAAACAGCCTGTTCCGGTCGCTGATGATCAGGACTTCATTCTTCATCCTGCAATTCTCGACAGCAGCTTTCATGGCCTCTTTGCCTTGTTTGGCCGTGATGCCGATCTGCACGACTCCGATGCTTATGTTCCGGTTCGCTTTGATGGTATCCAGGTCTTTAGGAAGGACCAGGCTATTGTCAGGTGTGACATCTCAATCAGGCGCAAGTCGAACCAGTCCATTCTTGCGGATTTCAGATTGTTTGGCGCTGATGGAGACCTGGTTGCCGAAGTTGCTGGCGCGCGCTTCAAGGCCGCGGCTTTTGGTCGGCGCGAGAAGAGTGACGATCTGATTTATCGTGAGATTTCTCTCCGGCTGCGCAGCCCGGATCAGGTTCATCAGTCTCTGTTTGTGGAGCGGGATGCGGCCGCTTTGCCGGTTGAGGAAGATGAAGAGTCGGAGAGCCGCCTTCTGGTGGAGCTTGCTGCTCGCTGCGGCGCACGTGAACTGCTTCTGCCGTTGGTCGGTGACGATGGGGTTGTCGATTTATCTCGGATACCGTCAACTCTGCGGAGTTATGCGTCTTCACTGCTGGTGCATCTCGAAGACGGTGGATTTGCCAGTGTAGAGGATGGGGTCTGGCTCCTGCCGGACACTGATGATATTCCCGATTTTGCCTCTCTGATTGCAACGGTTCTGGAAGATCATCCCGATGAGATCGCTTCTGTCACGCTGTTGGCACGAGCCGTTGAACGGGCGCATGCTCTCTTTGCTGGTGAGCATGACGATCAGGCGTTCTCGACGGCACTTGTTGACCACTTCTGTCAGGGGTCCCCGGATGTAAAGGCCCGGATTGAGCATTGCCGTGATCTGGTTCGGCATTATCTTCAGACGCCTGCGTCCGGAGAGCCTTTGCGGATTCTGGATCTTGGTGGAGCCGGGGTGGAACTGGCCATTGCGCTGCTTGATGACCTGGCGATTGACAACTGCCAGATTGTTGTTGCTGAAACGGATGCGCAGACAGCGTCGCGCCTGAAGGGCGGGCTTGATCCTGACCTTCCGATAGAGATCATTGATATCAGCGGTTCAACCGGCATTCTCCAGTCAAAGGGACCATTCGATCTTGTCTGTTCGGTCGGTGGACTCTATCTGCACACGCTTGAACAGCCCGACCTCAGATTCCTCAAGCCGGTCCTGGCGTCGGGTGCACCGATCGTGGCCGTAGAGCCGATCATTGATTGTTTCCATGATCTTGTCTTTGGCATGCTGGATAACTGGTTCTCTGAAACCTCAGTTGCTGGTTATGCAATCGGCGCTTTGCGGTCTGCATCGGAGTGGCGCTCCGTATTGGAAGACGCGGGAGCAACAGATGTCGTGTCTTCAGAAACTGTTGTATCAGGCCGTAAATTCTCAACCCTCAAAGGTCACTTTGAGCGTACCGCTGCGGATGTGGTGCCTTTGCATTCCGATCATGATCAGGATGGGCTGGCTTACCTGCTTGTTGTTGACGACAGCTACGGGTTTGATGTGGCCGAAGCTCTGTCGGAGCACTGGAAATCCCATGGTGCCGCGGTCACTATTGTCGATGGTCGTGATGTGGATGTTCTATCCCGGTCGGGAACCTGGTCTGATGCCTTTGCTGTGCCGGACTGGGCGCAGGCAGATCAACGTTTCCTGATCGGTTTGAACGGAGCCTTTGCATCTGCGGATGATGTGGTTTCGTCCCTGGCCAGACGTGGAGCCTTCTTCTCTGCACTCTGTTCCGCTGCCGATGGGCAGGATATGCGCGTGATCGCGCTGGCTCCATCAGGTTTGAACCAGAATCTTCTGGAGAATGCTGCCGTTCTTGATCCGCAACAGGCTGCAATCAGTGGTCTGATGCGTGTTGTGCAGAACGAAGCACCTGATCTGGATCTCCGCTGTGTTGATCTTGCAATCGGCGAGACGGCGCAGGCAACGGCTGATCGTATTATATCCGTGCTTGGTGAACTTGGTTCAGAGAGTGAGTTGCTTGTCCGCTCGGGCGAGTTACGGGTTCCTCGCGTTGTTCAGGGGTTGCCGCAACAGTCGGGTCAAACAGCGGAGGCGGTGTGCCTCGGCTTTGACCGAGCCGGATCTCTTGCGCGTCTTGACTGGCAGCCTGTGGAGCGTCGGACACCCGCTGCCGGGGAAGTCGAGATTGAAATTCTTGCAACAGGCCTCAATTTCCGGGACGTCATGTGGGCTCTTGGCCTTCTGCCGGATGAAGCTCTTGAAGACGGTTTTTCCGGACCGACCCTCGGGCTTGAATGCAGTGGTCGCGTTGTCTCCGTCAGTGAGGGTGTCAGCCATCTTCAGGAAGGAGACATGGTTGTCGCCTTCGCATCTGCCTGTTTCGCATCTCACACGATTGTTCCTGCCTATGCGGCTGTCTCGCTGCCGGAAGGCCTTGATCCGGTTGCTGCCGCGACCATACCCGTCACATTCCTCACCAGCTATTATGCGCTGTATCATCTCGGGCGCCTTCAGGAGGATGAGTGGCTTCTGATCCATGGTGGCGCTGGTGGCGTGGGCCTTGCGGCCATTCAATTGGCCCAGCTCAAGGGTGCGCGGATTATCGCGACCGCAGGGTCTCCTGAGAAACGGGCTCTGCTGAGAACGCTCGGAGTTGAGCATGTCTTTGATTCAAGATCCCTGCAGTTTGTCGATGACATACTGGACCTGACAGGTGGTGAGGGTGTTGACCTTGTGCTGAACTCTCTCGCGGGTGATGCGATGGAACACAGCATCCGCCTGGTCAAGCCATTCGGGCGCTTCCTTGAACTGGGCAAGCGTGACTACTACGGCAACACCAAGATCGCGCTGCGCCCGTTCCGCCGCAATGTCTCCTATTTCGGTATCGATGCAGATCAGCTTCTGGTCTATGAGCGTGCGCTTGCCTCCAGACTGTTTTCCGAGGTTCTGGATCTGTTTGCCGCAGGCGACCTGTTTCCTCTTCCCTATCGCCAGTTCGGCGGAGAAGCCGTTATCGATGCATTCCGGCTTATGCAGCAGTCAGGGCATATCGGCAAGATTGTTGTGACGCCGCCAAGGCGTGAGGCCTGGCCGGGGCAGGCTGTTCGGGAGGAATTTGCAATCAGCCCGGATGGTTCGGTTCTGGTTGTTGGCGGACTTGGCGGTTTTGGTCTGGAGATCTGTCGCTGGCTGGTCGACAATGGTGCCCACCATGTTGTGCTGACCAGTCGATCAGGAACGATATCAGAGGATCATCAGGCTCTTATCGAATCCTGCGAGGCCCGTGGTGTGCATGTAGAGGCTATGGCCTGTGATGCGGCTGACAGGGCAGCGCTTGATTCAGTTCTCTCAGACATGCGCGCCAAAGGGCCGCTCACAGGTATTGTTCATGCTGCCATGGTGCTGGATGATGCCTTGCTGACCCAGCTTGATGAGAGCCGTTTCCGGGCTGTACTTGAGCCGAAAGTAGCTGGTGCAGACAATCTTGATGCTCTGACCCGCGATGATGCCCTGGATTTCTTTATTCTGTTTTCTTCAGCCACAACGCTGGTCGGTAATCCGGGGCAGGCCAACTATGTGGCTGCCAATTCCTATCTTGAAGGCCTGGTGCGCAAACGCCGGCAGGCTGGATTGCCTGGTCTTGCTGTTGGTTGGGGCGCTATTGGTGATGTGGGGTATCTCGCTCGCAACACGGATGTGGGCGATATTCTGTCCCAGAAACTTGGCGAAGCTGCCATAGGTGCCCGGGAAGGGCTGGACATCCTGAGCTCTGTGCTTGTGCGCGACGGACAGACTGACGGAGCCGGTGTCTACTATATCGGGCGTATCGACTGGTCTACGGCTGCAAATGAGCTAGCGGTAGTGAAGACACCACGATTTGCTGACTTCATGGACGGATTGTCCCTGCGCGGTCCTGATGAAGGTAGCCTTGATCTGCTTGAATTGATTTCCGGTCACAGTGAAGCTGATGCGCGGCTGCTGGTTGCTGAACTGCTTGCTGTCGAGCTGGCCCAGATTCTTCGACTGCCGCTTGAGGATATCAATGTTCAGAGACCATTATCTGAGTTCGGTATGGATTCCCTGATGGGGCTTGAGCTCCGTATGGGTGTGCAGCGGAAAATTGGTATTAACCTGCCGATTGTCTCGCTTTCTGGTGGGACAACATTGAATGATCTTGCTCTTCAGATTGTTGCCAAAGCCCTTGGTGGTGCGCAAAATTCTGATGATGATATGGATGTTCTGATCAATCAGCATCTCGTTGATGACGTGGACAAGGCTGCGTTGAAGACAGTTGTCCGTGATGCCAGTGGAAGTGTATCCGGGAGAGCGTAG
- a CDS encoding AraC family transcriptional regulator, whose translation MDVLSDILDTFRFRGCLYFTTKFHPPWGVAVPEYNNVVRFHLAISGTCWVRVGDATEEVQLMEGDLILIPNGSSHTLHDEPGRSAFSLDEALRESGFTGEGIMVLGSGEEETTDLVCGHFEYDPGYDHPLFEQLPDYIVIRGQDAVEFSWFNEALKCLAYESRADRPGGSASVQRLSEILFIQAIRVWSRDRQRTGNFVAAVSDKQIGRSLQKFHADPAGKWSLEQLARVAGMSRTVYVGRFRDLVGMTPLQYMTTWRIRRAQRMLQDGADSIEIIAEAAGYESTAAFSRVFKKVTGVGPSHFRRAHVLAS comes from the coding sequence ATGGATGTACTCAGCGATATTTTGGATACATTCCGCTTCCGCGGTTGCCTTTACTTTACCACCAAATTTCACCCGCCCTGGGGCGTGGCTGTTCCTGAATATAACAATGTTGTTCGGTTTCATCTGGCGATTTCGGGCACCTGTTGGGTCCGGGTCGGAGACGCAACCGAGGAAGTGCAGCTGATGGAGGGGGATCTGATCCTCATTCCGAACGGCTCTTCTCATACATTACATGATGAGCCAGGACGAAGTGCATTCAGTCTTGATGAGGCGTTGCGGGAATCAGGTTTCACTGGTGAAGGGATCATGGTTCTCGGCAGCGGCGAGGAAGAAACAACGGATCTTGTTTGTGGCCACTTCGAGTATGATCCCGGGTATGATCATCCGCTCTTTGAGCAATTGCCTGACTATATTGTAATCCGGGGTCAGGATGCTGTGGAATTTTCCTGGTTCAATGAGGCCTTGAAATGTCTGGCCTATGAATCGCGCGCTGATCGTCCGGGTGGTTCAGCATCAGTCCAGCGCCTTTCAGAGATCCTCTTCATTCAGGCCATTCGTGTCTGGAGCCGGGATCGTCAGAGAACCGGGAACTTTGTGGCGGCGGTCTCTGATAAACAGATCGGCCGATCTTTGCAGAAGTTTCATGCAGACCCTGCCGGGAAATGGAGTCTTGAGCAGCTTGCGCGGGTCGCTGGCATGTCAAGGACTGTCTATGTGGGCCGGTTCCGGGATCTGGTCGGTATGACGCCGCTTCAGTATATGACCACATGGCGTATCAGGCGCGCGCAACGCATGCTGCAGGATGGGGCGGATTCCATTGAAATCATTGCTGAAGCTGCAGGATATGAATCGACCGCTGCCTTTAGCCGGGTTTTCAAGAAGGTCACCGGTGTCGGGCCGTCGCATTTCCGACGGGCTCATGTGCTTGCATCCTGA
- a CDS encoding RluA family pseudouridine synthase, protein MYEPDYDTLPSNETDHITLYADEDSDGKRLDVFIASKTDRLSRSRYKTLIKQGQVSIDGATIKEPNHRVNPGNQIDILMPAPEDPEPMGEDIPLDITYEDQDLIVINKPAGLVVHPGAGNWTGTLVNALIHHCGESLSGIGGVKRPGIVHRLDKNTSGLIVVAKHDEAHNGLTRQFADHGRSGPLKRSYHAVVWNVPSPRSGTIRTNIARATNNRLRMAVSKSGKEAITHYRVKTVFPSKGTDETASLVECNLETGRTHQIRVHMTHLGHPLLGDMEYGSGYASKAKSFPEEIQGFVSDFKRQALHAFRLGFEHPVSGQTMLFEADLPQDMKHLVENLSKL, encoded by the coding sequence ATGTACGAACCTGATTATGATACCCTTCCGTCAAACGAGACGGATCACATTACGCTTTACGCCGACGAGGACAGTGACGGCAAGAGGCTTGATGTCTTCATTGCCTCAAAAACCGACAGGCTCAGCCGCAGCCGTTACAAAACGCTGATCAAACAGGGCCAAGTCTCCATTGACGGCGCGACGATAAAAGAGCCGAACCATCGGGTCAATCCGGGGAATCAAATTGATATCCTCATGCCGGCTCCTGAAGACCCCGAACCGATGGGCGAAGACATTCCGCTCGACATCACTTACGAAGATCAGGACCTCATCGTCATCAATAAACCTGCAGGCCTTGTGGTTCACCCCGGGGCAGGCAACTGGACAGGCACACTGGTCAATGCCCTTATCCATCACTGCGGTGAAAGCCTGTCGGGCATCGGCGGCGTGAAGCGCCCGGGCATCGTGCACCGACTGGACAAGAACACCTCCGGTCTCATCGTTGTCGCCAAACATGACGAGGCCCATAACGGCCTGACCCGACAGTTCGCAGATCATGGGCGAAGCGGCCCTCTCAAACGGTCCTATCATGCTGTTGTCTGGAATGTTCCCTCACCCCGTTCCGGCACAATTCGCACCAATATCGCTCGCGCAACCAACAATCGCCTCCGCATGGCTGTCAGCAAATCCGGGAAAGAAGCGATTACACACTATCGGGTGAAAACCGTTTTCCCGAGCAAGGGCACGGATGAAACCGCAAGCCTGGTCGAATGCAATCTGGAGACGGGCCGAACACATCAGATTAGAGTTCATATGACCCATCTTGGGCACCCGCTTCTCGGTGATATGGAATATGGCTCCGGCTACGCATCCAAGGCCAAGAGCTTCCCGGAGGAAATCCAAGGATTTGTATCAGACTTCAAGCGTCAGGCGCTTCATGCCTTTCGCCTTGGTTTTGAGCATCCTGTCAGTGGTCAAACCATGCTGTTTGAAGCGGATTTACCCCAGGATATGAAGCATCTTGTTGAAAACCTGTCCAAACTTTAA
- the rpoH gene encoding RNA polymerase sigma factor RpoH has translation MAQGNIPVLSGEGGLSRYLSEIRRFPMLEPQQEYMLAKSYLEHDDRDAAQKLVTSHLRLVAKIAMGYRGYGLPIGEVISEGNVGLMQAVKRFEPDKGFRLATYAMWWIRAAIQEYILRSWSLVKMGTTANQKRLFFNLRKVKSQIQALDDGDLRPDQVSQIATHLGVSEAEVVSMNRRLSGDASLNARVQSAESESGEWQDWLVDDSDSQEQILIESDELDQRRQLLKDAMGVLNERERRIFEARRLSEDPITLETLSEEFDVSRERVRQIEVRAFEKVQKAVKNAARDIEKSRIDLVESRI, from the coding sequence ATGGCCCAGGGTAATATTCCGGTACTGAGTGGTGAAGGCGGGCTCTCTCGCTATCTGAGCGAGATTAGACGCTTCCCGATGCTTGAGCCACAGCAAGAATACATGCTCGCCAAGAGTTATCTTGAGCATGATGACCGGGATGCCGCGCAGAAACTCGTGACCAGCCATCTGCGGCTTGTAGCCAAGATTGCCATGGGATACCGCGGTTATGGACTACCCATCGGCGAAGTGATCTCTGAAGGGAATGTCGGTCTGATGCAGGCCGTAAAACGGTTTGAGCCGGATAAAGGCTTCCGCCTTGCGACCTATGCAATGTGGTGGATCCGGGCGGCCATTCAGGAATACATCCTGCGGTCCTGGAGCCTCGTAAAAATGGGCACGACCGCAAACCAGAAACGTCTCTTCTTCAACCTCCGCAAGGTCAAAAGTCAGATTCAGGCACTGGATGATGGTGACCTGAGACCGGATCAGGTGAGCCAGATTGCCACGCATCTGGGCGTCAGCGAAGCTGAAGTTGTCAGCATGAACCGCCGCCTTTCCGGCGACGCTTCCCTGAACGCTCGTGTGCAATCGGCCGAGTCGGAATCCGGCGAGTGGCAGGACTGGCTGGTTGATGACAGTGACAGCCAGGAACAGATTCTGATCGAAAGTGACGAACTTGACCAGCGCCGCCAGCTGCTGAAAGACGCAATGGGCGTTCTGAATGAGCGCGAGCGCCGAATTTTCGAAGCCCGGAGACTGTCGGAAGATCCCATTACTCTGGAAACGCTGTCAGAAGAGTTCGATGTTTCAAGAGAACGTGTCCGGCAGATCGAAGTTCGTGCTTTTGAAAAGGTTCAGAAAGCGGTCAAGAACGCGGCTCGGGACATCGAAAAAAGCCGAATTGACCTGGTAGAGTCACGCATTTAA
- a CDS encoding TetR/AcrR family transcriptional regulator, whose product MGRPQEFDKREVLEKAMALFWERGYTATSIQDLTTHTGLSKASLYNAFESKDGFFRAVIEHYIETRQKRRLERLKEASPGYDAIDTFFHELVQAKTERDRRLGCLLTNTAVELGPHVSYVEDRLSRAFNNVEDVFRQALQKGIEDGSISDEADIETLAGALSTAIQGIRVLARCGTDEASLQKTAETYLTLIPRP is encoded by the coding sequence TTGGGACGACCGCAGGAATTCGACAAACGCGAAGTACTCGAAAAGGCCATGGCGCTTTTTTGGGAGCGTGGATATACGGCAACGTCTATCCAGGATCTGACTACCCATACAGGCCTGTCTAAAGCCAGCCTCTACAATGCATTCGAGAGCAAAGACGGCTTTTTTAGAGCTGTTATCGAACACTATATTGAGACTAGACAAAAACGCCGCCTTGAACGACTGAAAGAAGCGTCTCCGGGCTATGATGCCATCGACACATTTTTTCACGAGCTCGTCCAGGCAAAGACCGAGCGCGACCGGCGCCTGGGGTGCCTGCTGACGAACACAGCGGTCGAACTTGGACCTCATGTCAGCTACGTGGAAGATCGTCTGTCCCGAGCTTTCAATAATGTGGAAGATGTGTTCCGTCAGGCCCTGCAGAAGGGCATAGAGGATGGCAGCATCTCGGATGAGGCGGATATCGAAACACTGGCAGGAGCCCTGTCCACAGCAATACAGGGTATCCGCGTGCTGGCTCGCTGTGGCACTGATGAAGCGAGCCTGCAAAAGACAGCAGAAACCTATCTGACACTCATCCCGCGGCCTTAG